The Nocardia sp. BMG111209 genome includes a window with the following:
- a CDS encoding serine/threonine-protein kinase yields MSTGIVAELAAAGFDVPEEIGRGGSGVVYRCLEYGLERYVAVKVLRSEVAGAERERFVREQQALGRLSGHPHIVPVFTVDVAASGRPYLVMPYFARGSLDHVLRESGPLRWPEVLSIGVKMAGALASAHALGIVHRDVKPDNILLTDYGEPQLSDFGIAAFGAAALPTMIDGTPAFTAPEVLRGRAPTPAADVYALAATLYCLLTGHSPFERRTGEPIEVQLARITASRLVDLRDYGIPDAVCAVLESAMAMDPPERPAAATAFGERLRDVQRRSGQPIDVMAVPADLSAAEPTGALPAYAAGSVSDPPPPIAATKFRPPNAPRTAVERTRLLETLRHSSRRRLILVHGPAGFGKTTLAAQWAHEVESAGTPVAWLSADPDDDNVVWFLTHLIEAIRGVRPELAREMGALLEGRTSDATRSVLSALIDEIHDSGREILLVVDDWQRVRGRHTLQAMDYLLRNGCHHLRILVTGRNRSGLPLSTLLVQDELVEIDAAALRFDSGEARTFLVDRNGLVLNADEVDKVQQSTEGWAAGLQLAQLSLNGRDDPAGFIDNLTGRYHMIGEYLTENVLDSLEPSLLDFLMATTTTGKIRADLAVALSGRADSQDLLQQIADRNLFLQRLDDTDEWFRYHRLFADHLQRKLAQQDPDRVTALHGRAAEWFAEHDMLVEAVDHALAADESERAVELVELHCAGLIQSFRMATFLGLMAKLPSPLTESRPRLQLSAAWAYLGMERSTQVRLALDRVLAAVAGGDLPDHETLGVRMEVAAIEGLDRYLVDRFDGLPAILAEHLDDSTPPIVGVASSDLAGFAALNRYDFTEVDQWFRSAVRYGAVVGPVLLQHSHCLAGLAATERLDIAAAEGHYTAPVRVPRSADLGVRIAMEVGALLGALRYLQGRLDEADRLLRAAGTLDRHAGAVDFLIATYAVAARLATVRGDRDRAERLLTTGGRIAQEKSVPRMAAAIVNERVRAGLPIPDETRAELLNRPPYRRHDNRIRAATAELDEDSAIRLLLAAGTPADIETAARRAESVVREIATQYRPRALLEARLRYACCRWAAGACEEAKEIVRPALSLCAELGVPRLVRDGGPGIEAVLAALDE; encoded by the coding sequence ATGTCGACGGGCATCGTCGCCGAGCTGGCGGCGGCCGGTTTCGACGTTCCCGAGGAGATCGGACGCGGCGGTTCCGGAGTGGTGTACCGGTGCCTGGAATACGGCCTGGAACGCTACGTCGCGGTCAAGGTGCTCCGATCCGAGGTGGCCGGCGCCGAGCGCGAACGGTTCGTCCGGGAACAGCAGGCCCTGGGCCGATTGTCCGGGCATCCGCACATCGTGCCGGTCTTCACCGTCGACGTCGCCGCGAGCGGCCGTCCGTATCTGGTGATGCCCTACTTCGCGCGCGGCTCGCTGGACCACGTACTGCGCGAATCGGGGCCGCTGCGCTGGCCCGAGGTGCTGTCGATCGGGGTCAAGATGGCGGGGGCGCTGGCGTCGGCGCATGCGCTCGGCATCGTGCATCGCGACGTCAAACCGGACAACATCCTGCTCACCGACTACGGCGAACCCCAGCTGTCGGATTTCGGGATCGCCGCGTTCGGGGCGGCCGCGCTGCCGACGATGATCGACGGCACGCCGGCCTTCACCGCGCCCGAGGTCCTGCGCGGCCGGGCCCCGACGCCCGCCGCCGATGTGTACGCGCTGGCCGCGACGCTGTACTGCCTGCTCACGGGGCATTCGCCGTTCGAGCGCCGGACCGGGGAACCGATCGAGGTCCAGTTGGCCCGCATCACCGCGTCGCGACTGGTCGATCTGCGCGACTACGGCATTCCGGACGCGGTCTGCGCGGTACTCGAATCGGCGATGGCAATGGATCCCCCGGAACGACCGGCGGCGGCGACCGCGTTCGGGGAGCGGCTGCGCGATGTGCAGCGCCGCTCCGGGCAGCCGATCGACGTCATGGCGGTGCCCGCGGACCTGTCCGCCGCCGAACCGACCGGCGCGCTGCCCGCCTACGCGGCCGGGTCGGTGTCCGATCCGCCGCCGCCCATCGCGGCGACCAAGTTCCGGCCGCCGAACGCGCCGCGGACCGCGGTCGAGCGGACCCGGCTGCTGGAGACCCTGCGCCACAGCAGCCGGCGCCGATTGATTCTCGTGCACGGGCCCGCGGGCTTCGGCAAGACCACGCTGGCCGCGCAGTGGGCCCACGAGGTGGAATCCGCCGGAACACCGGTGGCCTGGCTCAGCGCCGATCCCGACGACGACAACGTGGTGTGGTTCCTCACCCACCTCATCGAGGCGATCCGCGGCGTGCGGCCGGAACTGGCCCGGGAGATGGGCGCCCTGCTGGAGGGCCGGACCTCCGACGCCACCCGCTCGGTGCTGTCGGCGCTGATCGACGAGATCCACGACAGCGGCCGGGAGATCCTGCTCGTCGTGGACGACTGGCAGCGGGTCCGCGGCCGGCACACCCTCCAGGCGATGGATTACCTGCTGCGCAACGGTTGTCATCATCTGCGGATCCTGGTGACCGGGCGGAACCGATCCGGACTACCGTTGTCCACCTTGCTCGTACAGGACGAGCTGGTCGAAATCGACGCCGCCGCATTGCGTTTCGACTCCGGCGAGGCGAGGACCTTCCTGGTCGACCGCAACGGCCTGGTGTTGAACGCCGACGAGGTGGACAAGGTGCAGCAGTCCACCGAGGGCTGGGCCGCCGGACTGCAACTGGCCCAGCTGTCGCTGAACGGCCGCGACGATCCGGCCGGCTTCATCGACAACCTCACCGGCCGGTACCACATGATCGGCGAATACCTGACCGAGAACGTGCTCGACTCGCTGGAACCGTCGCTGCTGGACTTCCTGATGGCGACCACGACCACCGGCAAGATCCGCGCCGATCTGGCCGTGGCACTGTCCGGCCGGGCCGACAGCCAGGATCTGTTGCAGCAGATCGCCGATCGCAATCTGTTCCTCCAGCGCCTGGACGACACCGACGAATGGTTCCGCTACCACCGTTTGTTCGCGGATCACCTGCAGCGCAAGCTCGCCCAGCAGGATCCGGATCGGGTGACGGCGCTGCACGGCCGAGCCGCGGAATGGTTCGCCGAACACGACATGCTGGTCGAGGCCGTCGATCACGCGCTGGCCGCCGACGAGTCCGAGCGCGCGGTGGAGTTGGTGGAGCTGCACTGCGCGGGCCTGATCCAGTCGTTCCGGATGGCGACGTTCCTCGGCCTGATGGCGAAACTGCCCAGCCCCCTGACGGAATCGCGGCCGCGCCTGCAATTGAGCGCGGCCTGGGCCTATCTCGGCATGGAGCGCAGCACCCAGGTGCGGCTCGCGCTGGACCGGGTGCTGGCGGCGGTGGCCGGTGGTGACCTCCCGGACCACGAAACCCTCGGCGTGCGAATGGAAGTGGCCGCGATCGAGGGCCTGGACCGATATCTGGTCGACCGGTTCGACGGCCTGCCCGCGATATTGGCCGAGCACCTCGACGACTCGACCCCGCCGATCGTCGGCGTGGCCTCCTCCGACCTCGCGGGCTTCGCCGCCCTGAACCGCTACGACTTCACCGAGGTGGACCAGTGGTTCCGGTCCGCGGTCCGCTACGGCGCGGTGGTGGGCCCGGTGTTGTTGCAGCACAGCCACTGTCTGGCCGGGCTGGCCGCGACCGAACGCCTGGACATCGCCGCCGCCGAGGGGCACTACACCGCCCCCGTGCGAGTGCCCCGCAGCGCGGATCTGGGCGTCCGGATCGCGATGGAGGTCGGTGCGCTGCTCGGCGCGCTGCGCTATCTACAGGGCCGGCTCGACGAGGCCGACCGATTGCTGCGCGCCGCCGGGACGCTCGACCGGCACGCGGGCGCGGTGGACTTCCTGATCGCCACCTACGCCGTGGCCGCCCGGCTGGCCACGGTCCGCGGCGACCGCGACCGCGCCGAACGGCTGCTCACCACCGGTGGCCGGATCGCGCAGGAGAAATCCGTGCCCCGCATGGCCGCCGCGATCGTCAACGAGCGGGTGCGCGCGGGCCTGCCGATCCCGGACGAGACGCGCGCCGAGTTGCTGAATCGACCACCGTATCGGCGGCACGACAACAGGATTCGCGCCGCCACCGCGGAACTCGACGAGGATTCGGCGATCCGGCTGTTGCTGGCCGCGGGCACCCCGGCCGATATCGAGACCGCCGCCCGCCGTGCGGAATCCGTGGTCCGGGAGATCGCGACCCAGTACCGGCCGCGCGCTCTGCTGGAGGCGCGTCTGCGGTACGCCTGCTGCCGCTGGGCCGCGGGCGCCTGCGAGGAGGCGAAAGAGATTGTGCGCCCGGCACTGTCGTTGTGCGCCGAACTGGGCGTGCCGCGACTCGTCCGGGACGGCGGCCCCGGCATCGAGGCCGTGCTCGCGGCGCTGGACGAGTGA
- a CDS encoding DUF2975 domain-containing protein, with product MHRFLVVLLQLGIVAAFAAGLFGQIVVVPTTGADEVDQYPPYAPYAVPYESVAIVGIACVQIALIATWMLLALVRRNSIFSPDATRWLNVVIGSAVGGTLLAAGVVVHLFFGSVPSPDDGCTEITGLFGNAVLGTAAGIALVMFLVIVRTLLRKATALQTEMAEVV from the coding sequence GTGCATCGCTTCCTGGTGGTCCTGCTCCAACTCGGTATCGTCGCGGCCTTCGCCGCCGGACTGTTCGGTCAGATCGTCGTCGTCCCCACCACCGGCGCCGACGAGGTCGACCAGTATCCCCCGTACGCGCCCTACGCGGTCCCGTACGAGTCGGTGGCGATCGTCGGAATCGCCTGTGTCCAAATCGCTCTGATCGCGACGTGGATGCTGCTGGCCCTGGTCCGCCGCAACTCGATCTTCAGCCCGGACGCGACCCGGTGGCTGAACGTCGTGATCGGCAGCGCGGTCGGCGGCACGCTGCTCGCCGCCGGCGTGGTGGTCCACCTGTTCTTCGGCAGCGTGCCCTCCCCCGACGACGGCTGCACCGAGATCACGGGCCTGTTCGGCAACGCGGTCCTGGGCACCGCCGCCGGGATCGCGCTGGTGATGTTCCTGGTCATCGTGCGCACCCTGCTGCGCAAGGCCACCGCGTTGCAGACCGAGATGGCCGAGGTCGTCTGA
- a CDS encoding helix-turn-helix transcriptional regulator, which produces MAVVVDIDVLLAARKMSVGEFATAVGITPANVAVLKNGRAKAVRFSTLDAICRVLGCQPGDILRWVPDPE; this is translated from the coding sequence ATGGCGGTGGTCGTCGACATCGATGTGCTGCTCGCCGCGCGGAAGATGTCGGTCGGGGAGTTCGCCACCGCGGTGGGCATCACCCCGGCCAATGTCGCCGTCCTGAAGAACGGCCGCGCGAAAGCCGTGCGGTTCAGCACCCTCGACGCGATCTGCCGGGTCCTCGGCTGCCAGCCCGGCGACATCCTGCGGTGGGTCCCGGATCCGGAGTAG
- a CDS encoding VOC family protein, with protein sequence MRLDQVTVGSTDIPRAERFYTLLGLRVIVRTPDYLRFECPSGDSTFSVDRVDTVPAGEQVTIYFETDDLDAECRRLRSAGIEFDQLPADMSWLWREARLRDPDGHRLCLFHGGANRRNPPWRIDSDTPNNDGGVSV encoded by the coding sequence ATGCGATTGGATCAGGTGACGGTCGGATCGACCGATATTCCCCGGGCGGAACGCTTCTACACGCTGCTCGGACTGCGGGTGATCGTGCGGACCCCCGACTATCTGCGGTTCGAATGTCCCAGCGGCGACAGCACTTTCTCGGTCGACCGCGTCGACACCGTACCGGCCGGCGAACAGGTCACGATCTATTTCGAGACCGACGACCTCGACGCCGAATGTCGCCGATTACGCAGCGCCGGTATCGAATTCGACCAACTGCCCGCCGATATGTCCTGGCTGTGGCGGGAGGCCAGACTGCGCGACCCCGACGGCCACCGGCTGTGCCTGTTCCACGGTGGCGCCAACCGGCGGAATCCGCCCTGGCGCATCGACTCCGACACGCCGAACAACGATGGCGGGGTGAGTGTTTGA
- a CDS encoding SigB/SigF/SigG family RNA polymerase sigma factor, producing MFDHSAPSSTANRSRRGSDPYDDIEPWLEKLAALPPGDREHTRLRERIVRRCLPLAEHIARRYTGRGETYDDLYQVASMALLLSIDRFDPLKGASFVSFAVPTMMGEVRRHFRDRTWALRVPRSTKQLQASLGPAIERLSQQLHRQPKPSELAAELGVDREEITHALLAANAYSNDTIDAAGSDDGPRTVTPPALIDDDSDSGYQLTEDAMAIAPLLLDLQGRERDVLRLRFYEHRTQLQIAEQLGVSQMQISRILTKTLATLRQRALQD from the coding sequence ATGTTCGATCACTCCGCACCATCGTCCACCGCCAACCGGTCTCGCCGTGGCAGCGATCCGTACGACGACATCGAGCCCTGGCTGGAGAAACTGGCCGCACTGCCACCCGGTGACCGGGAACACACCAGGCTACGGGAACGTATCGTGCGTCGCTGCCTGCCGCTGGCCGAGCACATCGCCCGCCGCTACACCGGCCGCGGCGAAACCTACGACGATCTCTACCAGGTCGCTTCGATGGCACTGCTGCTGTCCATCGATCGGTTCGATCCCCTCAAGGGCGCCTCGTTCGTATCCTTCGCCGTGCCGACCATGATGGGTGAGGTCCGTCGCCACTTCCGCGATCGCACCTGGGCCCTGCGGGTCCCGCGCAGCACCAAGCAGTTACAGGCCTCCCTCGGCCCCGCCATCGAACGGCTGTCCCAGCAGCTGCATCGCCAGCCCAAACCCTCGGAACTCGCCGCGGAGCTCGGCGTGGACCGCGAGGAGATCACCCACGCGCTGCTGGCCGCCAATGCCTACAGCAACGACACCATCGATGCCGCCGGCAGTGACGACGGCCCCCGGACGGTCACGCCGCCCGCGCTGATCGACGACGACAGCGACAGCGGCTATCAACTCACCGAGGACGCGATGGCCATCGCACCGCTGCTGCTGGACCTGCAAGGGCGCGAGCGCGACGTGCTGCGGCTACGCTTCTACGAACACCGCACCCAGCTGCAGATCGCCGAACAGCTCGGTGTCTCGCAGATGCAGATCTCCCGCATCCTCACCAAAACCCTTGCCACACTGAGGCAACGGGCACTACAGGACTGA
- a CDS encoding helix-turn-helix transcriptional regulator: MERAPARIFDALGDPVRRFILELVRTGEQPAGAIVTAVQAITPISQPAVSQHLKVLREAGLLSVRAEGTRRIYALDSAGNRSAQQWLAWLLDPLAAFAQPLDALATEVARGKREHRAERTGRDARPA, from the coding sequence ATGGAGCGGGCGCCGGCCCGGATCTTCGACGCCCTCGGAGATCCGGTACGCCGGTTCATCCTCGAACTGGTGCGCACGGGAGAACAGCCCGCAGGCGCGATAGTGACTGCGGTACAGGCGATTACGCCGATCTCACAGCCCGCGGTCTCCCAGCATCTCAAAGTGCTGCGCGAGGCCGGACTGCTCTCCGTGCGGGCGGAGGGTACCCGCCGGATCTACGCGCTGGACAGCGCCGGAAACCGATCGGCCCAGCAATGGCTCGCCTGGCTGCTGGATCCCCTCGCGGCATTCGCGCAGCCGCTGGACGCACTGGCCACCGAGGTCGCCCGCGGCAAGCGGGAACACCGCGCCGAGCGGACCGGCCGGGACGCGCGGCCCGCCTGA
- a CDS encoding SRPBCC family protein: MSLLEDPIATAGLVAREVRTGSRDGATTRIAVARRTYPTDRADLWDALTSADRLPRWFLPVEGELKPGGRYQLVGNAGGVIEECDEPRRLAVTWEMGPLVSWLEVNLTDAGAGTVLELVHEAPVDPQFWTEYGPGAVGVGWDLTLMGLGLHIESGAAVDPEVGAAFPTTPEGREFARAAATAWARAATADGDDPAAAQAAGERTFAFYTGVPEDGTES; this comes from the coding sequence ATGAGCCTGCTGGAAGATCCGATCGCCACCGCCGGCCTGGTGGCCCGCGAGGTCCGGACCGGGTCCCGCGACGGCGCCACCACACGGATCGCCGTCGCGCGGCGGACCTACCCGACCGACCGGGCCGACCTGTGGGACGCGCTCACGAGCGCGGACCGGCTGCCGCGCTGGTTCCTGCCGGTGGAGGGGGAGTTGAAGCCGGGTGGCCGCTATCAGCTCGTCGGCAATGCCGGCGGCGTGATCGAGGAGTGCGACGAGCCGCGCCGCCTGGCCGTGACCTGGGAGATGGGGCCGCTGGTGTCCTGGCTCGAGGTGAACCTGACCGATGCGGGCGCGGGCACCGTCCTCGAACTCGTGCACGAGGCGCCGGTCGATCCGCAGTTCTGGACCGAGTACGGACCGGGGGCGGTCGGCGTGGGCTGGGATCTCACGCTGATGGGCCTGGGACTGCACATCGAGTCGGGCGCGGCCGTGGATCCCGAGGTGGGAGCGGCATTCCCGACCACCCCCGAGGGCCGGGAGTTCGCGCGCGCCGCCGCGACCGCGTGGGCCCGCGCCGCGACCGCCGACGGCGACGACCCCGCCGCCGCACAGGCCGCCGGCGAGCGCACCTTCGCCTTCTACACCGGCGTGCCCGAGGACGGTACGGAGTCCTGA
- a CDS encoding Zn-ribbon domain-containing OB-fold protein codes for MAKALAPEASTWPAEDPQLIGSRCGSCSAVTWPKQDHCPRCSKPDMAERLLPRRGTLVAWTTQGFVPKLPYAGKETADTFEPFGIGLVQLGDEVRVESRLTTANPDDLKIGMELELTFVPLYVDEAGDEVVTVAFQPA; via the coding sequence ATGGCGAAGGCGCTCGCGCCCGAAGCATCCACGTGGCCTGCAGAGGACCCGCAGCTCATCGGCAGCCGGTGCGGTTCGTGCAGCGCGGTGACGTGGCCCAAGCAGGATCACTGCCCGCGATGCAGCAAGCCGGACATGGCGGAGCGGCTGCTGCCGCGCCGCGGCACCCTGGTGGCCTGGACGACTCAGGGCTTCGTCCCGAAGTTGCCGTACGCGGGCAAGGAGACCGCCGACACGTTCGAGCCGTTCGGCATCGGCCTGGTCCAGCTCGGTGACGAGGTGCGGGTGGAGTCGCGGCTGACCACCGCGAACCCGGACGATCTGAAGATCGGTATGGAGCTCGAGCTGACCTTCGTGCCGCTGTACGTCGACGAGGCGGGCGACGAGGTCGTGACCGTCGCATTCCAGCCGGCCTGA
- a CDS encoding thiolase family protein, which translates to MNDVAIIGIGLHPFGRFPKSAIEMGADAIHLALADGGVEWKDIQFGFGGSYEVSNPDAVTRLVGLTGIPFTNVFNACATAASSIEQTAEAIRSGRYDIGIAVGMDKHPRGAFTDDPAKLGLPAWYAENGQFVTTKFFGIKANRYIQDHGISQRTLAKIAAKNIRNGVLNPNAFRRKPIAEDDILNSAMLNYPLTQYMFCSPDEGAAAVIMCRGDIAHRYTSQPVYLRSTAIRTRRYGAYEVHSTWAAVDEDVSPTVYASRAAYEAAGIGPEDVDVIQLQDTDAGAELIHMAENGFCADGDQEKLLSEGATEIGGRLPVNTDGGLIANGEPIGASGIRQVYELVLQLRGQAGERQVPNNPRVGYAQVYGAPGTAAATVLSL; encoded by the coding sequence ATGAACGACGTTGCCATCATCGGCATCGGCCTGCATCCGTTCGGCCGGTTCCCCAAGTCGGCCATCGAAATGGGCGCCGACGCAATCCATCTCGCGCTCGCCGACGGCGGGGTCGAATGGAAGGACATCCAGTTCGGCTTCGGCGGCAGCTACGAGGTCAGCAACCCGGACGCGGTCACCCGGCTGGTCGGCCTCACCGGTATCCCGTTCACCAACGTGTTCAATGCCTGTGCGACAGCGGCGAGTTCGATCGAGCAGACCGCCGAGGCGATCCGCTCGGGCCGGTACGACATCGGCATCGCGGTCGGCATGGACAAGCATCCGCGCGGTGCGTTCACCGACGATCCGGCGAAGCTCGGCCTGCCCGCCTGGTACGCGGAGAACGGTCAGTTCGTCACCACGAAGTTCTTCGGCATCAAGGCCAATCGCTACATCCAGGATCACGGCATCTCGCAGCGCACCCTCGCCAAGATCGCCGCGAAGAACATCCGCAACGGCGTGCTGAACCCGAACGCGTTCCGGCGCAAGCCGATCGCGGAAGACGACATCCTGAACTCGGCGATGCTCAACTACCCGTTGACGCAGTACATGTTCTGCTCGCCGGACGAGGGTGCGGCGGCGGTGATCATGTGCCGCGGCGATATCGCCCACCGGTACACCTCGCAGCCGGTGTACCTGCGCTCCACCGCGATTCGCACCCGCCGCTACGGCGCGTACGAGGTGCACAGCACCTGGGCCGCCGTGGACGAGGACGTCTCGCCGACGGTCTACGCCTCGCGGGCCGCCTACGAGGCCGCGGGCATCGGCCCGGAGGACGTCGACGTCATCCAGTTGCAGGACACCGACGCCGGCGCCGAGCTGATCCACATGGCGGAGAACGGTTTCTGCGCCGACGGCGACCAGGAGAAGCTGCTGTCCGAGGGCGCCACCGAGATCGGCGGCCGGCTGCCGGTGAACACCGACGGCGGCCTGATCGCCAACGGTGAGCCGATCGGCGCCTCCGGCATCCGGCAGGTCTACGAGCTGGTGCTCCAGCTGCGCGGACAGGCCGGCGAGCGGCAGGTACCGAACAACCCGCGGGTGGGTTACGCCCAGGTCTACGGTGCCCCGGGCACCGCGGCGGCCACCGTGCTGTCGCTCTGA